One region of Marinitoga sp. 1197 genomic DNA includes:
- the mfd gene encoding transcription-repair coupling factor, whose amino-acid sequence MVQIINEIIKKSKKKYKILIFPETWNLENFLEENIFLYPNYDIFPFESIKISKKINASRINTLYNILNQKELTIFTTFHALSRYTIPKNIFKENIFNFSLNDDFGINPFLYGYDKVWNVYEFGEYSHKGFVKDIFIPIYNNPIRIELFDNEITRITQFDINSQKSINNLKNFIFIPGTEFIYKFEKNFYKNIEKLKEKYHHKDIPIEIEKFETIPGLLYEEKNTVLDYIDLKKTDIFIINEKESIKSFYERERENLEFISSDFYKTIYKEYSGKNLENIINLKYKSIEIDKHNFIIKKIAHKKNESLPILDWEDLKINDLIVHENYGIGIYKGLEKVKTTSGEKELIKLEYANNAKVFLPVERIDKITKYIGDKDLVKIDKIGSSSWQKRKKKVEDNIRQKIKELIKLYALREYTTGISLKGDEDIEEQFKKTFEYIETIDQEKAIEETLADLSSTKPMDRLIAGDAGFGKTEVALRAVVRCVSSGYQAAILVPTTILAQQYYNNIKERFEEIGINIEIIDRFKTLKEKEKIINNINSGKIDVIIGTHALLNKKIQFKKLGLLVIDEEQRFGVFQKEKLKELSHGINVLTMSATPIPRTLYFSLTGLRDLSIISTPPFGRIPVETFVFKYSKKIIRTAILREKARGGQVLYIHNRINDIENVENSLREIVPEAKIIAAHGRMPKRYLSKIIKMFYEGEIDVLISTTIVENGIDIPNANTLIVDDAEKYGISQLYQLRGRVGRSNKRAFAYFLYKNNLKTETMKRLESIKNITGPGSGFKLALHDLEIRGFGDLLGVEQKGHINNIGLNMYKEILNKTITEYYSKDIKQQVSEKIDLEIKGIKMPIIIPEKYISNPIERMRIYREIANENKIDNIENIKKDIEDRFGKIPIELENLLKYTKLRIIAYQKGAKNIEIYDNTLIIEYKKSLDIDIKKLKKHSRKFNHFPEEKKIIIYTTNSEKTLFNLFYI is encoded by the coding sequence GTGGTTCAAATAATAAACGAGATAATCAAAAAATCAAAAAAGAAATATAAAATATTAATTTTCCCAGAAACATGGAATTTAGAAAACTTTTTAGAAGAAAATATTTTTCTATATCCAAATTACGATATTTTCCCATTTGAATCTATAAAAATATCAAAAAAAATAAATGCTTCAAGGATAAACACTTTATATAATATTTTAAATCAAAAAGAATTGACAATCTTTACAACATTTCATGCATTATCAAGATATACTATACCAAAAAATATTTTTAAAGAAAATATTTTTAATTTTTCACTCAATGATGATTTCGGTATTAATCCCTTTTTATATGGATATGATAAAGTCTGGAATGTATACGAATTTGGCGAGTATTCACATAAAGGCTTTGTAAAAGATATATTTATTCCTATATACAACAATCCAATTAGAATAGAATTATTTGATAATGAAATTACAAGGATAACTCAATTTGATATTAATTCTCAGAAAAGTATCAATAATCTTAAAAACTTTATATTTATTCCTGGCACTGAGTTTATATATAAATTCGAAAAAAATTTTTATAAAAATATAGAAAAATTAAAAGAAAAATATCATCATAAAGATATTCCAATTGAAATTGAGAAATTTGAAACTATACCCGGTTTATTATATGAAGAAAAAAATACAGTACTTGATTATATTGATCTAAAAAAAACTGATATATTTATTATAAATGAAAAAGAAAGTATTAAGTCTTTTTATGAAAGAGAAAGAGAAAATTTAGAATTTATATCTTCAGATTTTTATAAAACCATATATAAAGAATACAGTGGAAAAAATTTAGAAAACATTATAAATTTAAAATATAAGTCTATAGAAATTGATAAGCATAACTTTATTATAAAAAAAATAGCACATAAAAAAAACGAATCCTTACCTATCTTAGATTGGGAAGATTTGAAAATCAATGATTTAATAGTTCATGAAAATTATGGAATAGGTATATATAAAGGATTAGAAAAAGTTAAAACAACTTCTGGAGAAAAAGAATTAATAAAATTAGAATATGCAAATAATGCAAAAGTATTTTTACCTGTAGAGAGAATAGACAAAATTACTAAATATATAGGAGACAAAGATTTAGTTAAAATTGATAAAATTGGATCGTCTTCATGGCAAAAAAGAAAGAAAAAAGTCGAAGATAATATTAGGCAAAAAATAAAAGAACTGATAAAATTGTATGCTTTAAGAGAATATACTACCGGTATATCGTTAAAGGGCGATGAAGATATTGAAGAACAATTCAAAAAAACATTTGAATATATTGAAACAATTGATCAGGAAAAAGCTATAGAAGAAACATTAGCTGATTTATCTTCAACAAAACCTATGGATAGGTTAATTGCGGGTGATGCCGGTTTTGGGAAAACAGAAGTTGCATTGCGTGCTGTTGTCCGATGCGTAAGTTCTGGCTATCAAGCTGCTATCCTTGTTCCAACCACAATATTGGCTCAACAATATTATAATAATATAAAAGAGAGATTTGAAGAAATTGGTATAAACATAGAGATAATAGATCGCTTTAAAACCTTAAAAGAAAAGGAAAAAATTATAAATAATATAAATTCAGGAAAAATTGATGTAATAATAGGAACACATGCTTTATTAAATAAAAAAATACAATTTAAAAAACTTGGACTTTTAGTGATTGATGAAGAACAACGATTTGGAGTATTTCAAAAAGAAAAACTAAAAGAATTATCTCACGGAATAAATGTTTTAACAATGAGTGCAACACCTATACCAAGAACCTTATACTTCTCACTAACTGGGTTAAGAGATTTATCAATAATTTCAACTCCACCTTTTGGGAGGATTCCTGTAGAAACTTTTGTATTCAAATATTCCAAAAAAATTATAAGAACAGCAATATTGCGAGAAAAAGCCAGAGGAGGGCAAGTTCTATATATACACAATAGAATTAACGATATAGAAAATGTAGAAAATTCCTTAAGAGAAATAGTCCCAGAAGCTAAAATTATTGCTGCTCATGGTAGAATGCCTAAAAGATATCTATCAAAAATAATAAAAATGTTTTATGAAGGTGAAATAGATGTATTAATATCCACAACAATTGTAGAAAATGGAATTGATATACCAAATGCAAATACATTAATTGTTGATGATGCTGAAAAATATGGAATTTCTCAATTATATCAATTGAGAGGTCGCGTGGGAAGAAGTAATAAAAGAGCTTTTGCATATTTTCTATATAAAAATAATTTAAAAACAGAAACCATGAAAAGATTAGAATCAATAAAAAATATTACAGGTCCGGGAAGCGGATTTAAACTGGCTTTACATGATTTGGAAATTAGAGGATTTGGCGATTTACTTGGGGTAGAACAAAAGGGACATATAAATAATATTGGATTAAATATGTATAAAGAAATATTGAACAAAACAATAACTGAATACTATTCTAAAGATATAAAACAACAAGTATCCGAGAAAATTGATCTGGAAATAAAAGGTATAAAAATGCCTATTATCATACCTGAAAAATATATATCTAATCCCATTGAAAGAATGCGTATATATAGAGAAATCGCCAATGAAAATAAAATAGACAACATAGAAAATATAAAAAAAGATATAGAAGATAGATTTGGAAAAATCCCAATTGAACTTGAAAATTTATTAAAATATACAAAACTAAGAATTATAGCATATCAAAAAGGAGCTAAAAATATTGAAATATATGATAATACATTAATAATAGAATATAAAAAATCACTTGATATTGATATCAAGAAGCTTAAAAAACATTCGAGAAAATTCAATCATTTTCCAGAAGAAAAAAAGATTATTATATATACAACAAATTCGGAAAAAACTCTATTTAATTTATTTTATATTTGA
- a CDS encoding MinD/ParA family ATP-binding protein, whose translation MSIIKDQAENLRKTFSKNQTKIILVTGGKGGVGKSIIAVNTAVNLAKMNKKVLIFDTDAGFANASILLGVSPSVSIKDYFDKKLTLDECIIKTPYGIKLLSTGMDIKDWISFQKNFTRKAIEEFFNIAKEHDYVIIDVSAGYNENLKPFYIAADNILLVTTPEPTAIVNAYTVVKALSILEVDGIVDVVINMIRKKSEANTAEQVLRKTIKEYLFKDIRNVFYINFDHIVHDSVKSQTPISSFKPSSNVANDLMNIAEKIENDKLFNNHKNNNLLKKLLLLFGFYNR comes from the coding sequence ATGAGTATTATAAAAGATCAGGCAGAAAACCTTAGAAAAACATTTTCTAAAAATCAAACTAAAATAATATTGGTAACTGGTGGAAAAGGTGGTGTCGGAAAATCTATTATTGCAGTTAACACTGCCGTAAACCTTGCGAAAATGAATAAAAAAGTCTTAATTTTTGATACAGATGCTGGATTTGCCAATGCTTCTATATTGTTAGGTGTATCACCATCTGTTAGTATTAAAGATTATTTTGATAAAAAGTTGACACTTGATGAGTGTATAATAAAAACACCTTATGGCATAAAATTATTAAGTACAGGAATGGATATTAAAGATTGGATATCTTTTCAAAAGAATTTTACACGAAAAGCCATTGAAGAATTTTTTAATATTGCAAAAGAACATGATTATGTAATAATTGATGTTAGTGCTGGATATAATGAAAACTTGAAACCTTTTTATATTGCTGCAGATAATATACTTTTAGTTACCACTCCAGAACCTACAGCTATAGTTAATGCATATACTGTGGTTAAGGCTTTATCTATTCTGGAAGTAGACGGTATTGTTGATGTTGTCATAAATATGATAAGAAAAAAATCGGAAGCTAATACTGCTGAACAGGTTTTGAGAAAAACAATAAAAGAATATCTATTTAAAGATATAAGGAATGTTTTTTATATAAATTTTGATCATATTGTCCATGACAGTGTTAAATCTCAAACTCCTATATCAAGTTTTAAACCCTCTTCTAATGTTGCTAACGATTTAATGAATATCGCTGAAAAAATTGAGAATGATAAATTATTTAATAATCATAAAAATAATAATTTATTAAAAAAATTACTTTTACTTTTTGGTTTTTATAATAGGTGA
- a CDS encoding chemotaxis protein CheC, with amino-acid sequence MNNEDFDFFMSAFREITNIGMGNAVSSLSVMLNKKVDISVPNLDVIKLSDIFLNMEEPDEIYACSYVKMEGDLDSSLVFLIEKDSVKRLIKESVGLEIQSITELDEMSSSMIGELGNIMFGSYVSAISQFLNINLQVTPPQVAVDTFASLIAESIVMSITFEDEVILTETEIQVEDWENVIKGKIVFLMNEENRNKLFDYVKKVFYGG; translated from the coding sequence ATGAACAATGAAGATTTTGATTTTTTCATGTCTGCTTTTAGAGAAATAACGAATATTGGAATGGGTAATGCTGTTAGCTCCTTATCAGTGATGTTAAATAAAAAAGTTGATATTTCAGTGCCAAACTTAGATGTAATAAAATTATCAGATATTTTTTTAAATATGGAAGAGCCTGATGAAATATATGCATGTTCTTATGTAAAAATGGAAGGTGATTTGGATTCATCTTTGGTATTTCTAATTGAAAAAGATTCTGTAAAAAGATTAATCAAAGAAAGTGTAGGTTTAGAAATACAAAGTATTACAGAATTAGATGAAATGTCATCTTCAATGATCGGAGAATTAGGCAATATAATGTTTGGATCTTATGTAAGTGCTATTTCTCAATTTTTAAATATAAATTTGCAGGTAACACCCCCTCAGGTTGCTGTAGATACATTTGCATCTTTAATCGCCGAATCTATTGTAATGAGTATTACATTTGAAGATGAAGTTATATTAACAGAAACTGAAATACAGGTTGAAGATTGGGAAAATGTCATCAAAGGAAAAATTGTTTTTCTTATGAACGAAGAAAATAGAAATAAATTATTTGATTATGTAAAAAAAGTGTTTTATGGGGGTTAA
- the cheD gene encoding chemoreceptor glutamine deamidase/glutamate methylesterase CheD, whose protein sequence is MKKIIGIGEYFSSKSPDILVTLGLGSCVGVCIWDKNKKIGGLIHVMLPKSPGSNVNKPGKYADLGIPLLLEDLKKLGGSNYTAKIFGGAAMFKGSSMDVGQKNIIAVKEQLKKERIRIIAEDTGGNRARSIEFNLDTGEVMVKKVGGGEKVEIFKF, encoded by the coding sequence ATGAAAAAAATAATAGGAATTGGAGAATACTTTTCTTCAAAAAGTCCAGATATTTTAGTTACTTTAGGTTTGGGTTCATGCGTTGGTGTCTGTATCTGGGATAAAAATAAAAAAATTGGCGGATTAATTCATGTAATGTTACCAAAGTCTCCTGGTTCGAATGTTAACAAACCGGGGAAATATGCTGATCTTGGAATTCCTTTGTTATTAGAAGATTTAAAAAAATTGGGTGGTTCTAACTATACTGCGAAAATATTTGGTGGAGCTGCTATGTTTAAAGGTTCATCAATGGATGTAGGACAGAAAAATATTATTGCTGTAAAAGAACAGCTTAAAAAAGAAAGAATTAGAATTATAGCTGAAGACACTGGAGGAAACAGAGCAAGAAGTATAGAGTTTAACCTCGATACTGGTGAAGTTATGGTTAAAAAGGTGGGTGGTGGTGAAAAAGTTGAAATTTTCAAATTCTGA
- a CDS encoding FliA/WhiG family RNA polymerase sigma factor has translation MKNINRDDIIKNFLPKIKYIALNLLSTLPKNVELDDLIQEGIIGLLQSLDKYNPKKGVSFYSFAIKRIRGAMLDYLRKIDWLPKELRHKIKKMEEILAKQNIDDYISDDELANILQISEKDVKKLKVELHRSHILSLDSFLLTNNEINVESDIDENDPEILAYKDILKNELKKAILSLNEREQLILSLYYEKELTFKEIGKVLDISESRVSQIHTSIISKLKKKLGGD, from the coding sequence ATGAAAAATATAAATAGAGATGACATAATAAAAAATTTCTTGCCTAAAATAAAATATATAGCTTTAAATTTATTATCCACCCTTCCAAAAAATGTAGAACTTGATGATTTAATACAGGAAGGGATTATAGGATTGCTTCAATCATTAGATAAGTATAATCCCAAAAAAGGGGTGTCTTTTTATTCATTTGCTATAAAGAGAATAAGAGGAGCTATGCTCGACTATTTAAGAAAAATTGATTGGCTTCCAAAAGAGTTAAGACATAAAATAAAAAAAATGGAGGAAATTTTAGCTAAACAAAATATAGACGATTATATAAGTGATGATGAACTGGCAAATATTCTTCAGATTTCAGAAAAAGATGTAAAAAAATTAAAGGTTGAATTGCATAGAAGCCATATATTGAGTTTAGATTCTTTTTTATTAACAAATAATGAAATAAATGTTGAATCTGATATTGATGAAAATGACCCGGAGATTTTAGCTTATAAAGATATTTTAAAAAATGAACTCAAAAAAGCTATATTGAGTCTAAATGAAAGAGAGCAGCTTATACTATCTTTGTATTATGAAAAAGAATTGACCTTTAAAGAAATTGGTAAAGTTTTAGATATTTCGGAATCTCGAGTTTCCCAAATTCATACTTCAATTATCAGCAAATTAAAGAAAAAATTAGGCGGTGATTAA